One window of the Candidatus Zixiibacteriota bacterium genome contains the following:
- a CDS encoding exported hypothetical protein (Evidence 5 : Unknown function) has translation MQIRIRNLRAVALLLMLAYAQAVFLPTWTLAQAPPCNYDKKNPSLDNARKNFKTLNYKCAEAELNDLLKNESLSLEEKSNAHILLAAVYYAMLKDDSEKKSMVMDQFKAAFKAYRDWKGELDIKSPEFVEMMKEAQVQVDSEAPVPDTTGQKAVAVDTTQKQVAPVAAPAKSGSKAWYKQWWAIALGVGLVAGGIALAAGGGSGGETPPTPLDTLPTFPDPPGK, from the coding sequence ATGCAAATTAGGATCCGCAATCTTCGGGCGGTGGCGCTATTGCTGATGCTGGCCTATGCCCAGGCGGTTTTTCTGCCGACATGGACGCTGGCCCAGGCGCCGCCCTGCAATTACGACAAGAAGAACCCGTCCCTGGATAACGCCCGCAAGAATTTCAAAACCCTGAATTATAAGTGCGCCGAGGCAGAATTGAACGACCTGCTCAAAAACGAAAGTCTGTCGCTTGAAGAGAAGTCAAACGCACATATTCTTCTGGCCGCGGTTTACTACGCCATGCTCAAAGATGACAGCGAAAAGAAAAGCATGGTAATGGATCAGTTCAAGGCGGCCTTCAAAGCGTATCGGGATTGGAAAGGCGAACTTGACATCAAGTCTCCCGAATTCGTGGAAATGATGAAAGAGGCCCAGGTGCAGGTGGACAGCGAAGCGCCGGTACCGGATACGACAGGACAAAAAGCGGTCGCCGTTGACACGACTCAGAAGCAGGTTGCCCCGGTTGCGGCTCCGGCTAAATCCGGCTCCAAGGCCTGGTACAAACAATGGTGGGCAATCGCTCTCGGTGTCGGTCTGGTAGCGGGAGGCATTGCTCTCGCGGCCGGTGGCGGTAGCGGCGGTGAAACACCCCCTACTCCTCTCGACACTCTGCCGACTTTTCCCGATCCACCGGGAAAATGA
- a CDS encoding putative Mitogen-activated protein kinase kinase kinase (Evidence 3 : Putative function from multiple computational evidences; Product type e : enzyme): MSDDFSKTSPEEAGPGGGNDPLGILGWLIGGKYKIRSYIGGGGFGEVYDGYNVNLPEQRLVIKFFKRVQSRDKFAKEAKILCLLDHPNILRIIDYLPDEGALVVPFIDGKDGGHILRESGPLPEKXFLRLARAMTDALAYAHEKKIAHRDLKPGNMLIDKNEHFYLIDFGIAKEMGGSATKTAYVALTPLFAAPERQSGDRDYNPFLSDIYEMGVTLFNFSTNEMPYRNPGNPNPGEWGGMATKNMSPQLRRILRKATHPDPTQRYQTAADLAKEFRNLDQAYGGGKSKSKFIAIAATIIVLAVAAFAVKQYLGNSGTTSTGGTPANTGSSVTQSTSSPPAIQPTPGDTAKMAVKPAITESAESKKPAVTSPVSAKTEPAITETPAAPAVQLPTLLVHIIPQYNVSLMVDGKERAPDRKMEVQPGEHIVSIISPAFPILIDTVNVTVDRSNEYNLTNRFANASTLTFRVGIIPPDIPDGTLQIAFNGSKTQYQNSELPVLNLKKKAGRWQVRLDILGKDSYRIDSVVTFPYGGGPHVVLKGNGGTVDFGASDWQGIESVDMVTYWSTH, encoded by the coding sequence ATGTCAGATGATTTTTCTAAGACTTCTCCCGAAGAGGCCGGCCCCGGAGGCGGTAATGATCCGCTGGGAATCCTGGGCTGGCTGATTGGGGGAAAGTACAAGATTCGATCTTATATCGGGGGAGGGGGCTTCGGCGAAGTTTACGATGGCTACAACGTCAATCTTCCGGAACAGCGGCTGGTAATAAAATTCTTCAAGCGGGTCCAGTCGCGGGATAAATTCGCCAAGGAGGCCAAAATCCTGTGCCTTCTGGATCACCCCAATATTCTGAGAATTATCGATTATCTGCCTGATGAAGGGGCGTTGGTGGTGCCATTCATTGATGGCAAGGACGGAGGGCATATCCTGCGGGAATCGGGGCCGTTGCCGGAAAAATTNTTCCTTCGNCTGGCACGGGCCATGACTGATGCCCTTGCCTATGCCCATGAAAAGAAGATTGCCCACCGGGATTTGAAACCGGGCAATATGCTGATTGATAAGAACGAGCATTTTTATCTCATCGATTTCGGTATTGCCAAGGAGATGGGCGGTTCGGCGACTAAGACGGCATATGTGGCCTTGACACCGCTTTTTGCGGCCCCGGAACGGCAGAGCGGGGACCGCGACTATAACCCTTTTCTCAGCGATATCTATGAAATGGGGGTCACTCTATTCAACTTTTCGACCAATGAGATGCCGTACCGCAATCCCGGCAACCCCAATCCCGGGGAATGGGGCGGTATGGCGACCAAAAATATGTCACCCCAATTGCGGCGCATCCTTCGCAAGGCCACTCACCCCGACCCGACCCAGCGATATCAAACGGCAGCTGACTTGGCTAAGGAATTCCGCAATCTGGATCAGGCCTATGGCGGCGGGAAAAGCAAATCAAAATTCATTGCCATTGCCGCGACAATTATTGTCCTGGCTGTAGCCGCTTTTGCGGTCAAGCAGTATTTGGGTAATTCGGGAACAACCTCAACCGGCGGGACTCCGGCCAATACCGGATCATCCGTTACACAATCGACCTCTTCCCCTCCAGCGATCCAACCCACTCCGGGCGATACGGCAAAGATGGCCGTCAAACCGGCAATTACCGAATCTGCGGAAAGCAAAAAGCCCGCGGTTACTTCGCCCGTTTCAGCCAAAACGGAGCCTGCAATAACGGAGACGCCTGCGGCCCCGGCGGTGCAATTGCCGACATTATTAGTTCATATCATTCCGCAATACAACGTATCGCTTATGGTCGACGGGAAAGAGAGGGCTCCTGACAGAAAAATGGAAGTCCAGCCGGGCGAGCATATTGTTTCAATCATCAGCCCGGCGTTCCCGATTTTGATCGACACCGTCAATGTCACCGTCGACCGAAGCAACGAGTACAACTTGACCAACCGATTCGCCAACGCTTCCACCCTCACATTTAGGGTCGGTATAATACCGCCCGACATACCGGACGGAACCCTGCAAATCGCGTTTAACGGTTCCAAGACGCAGTATCAGAACAGCGAATTGCCGGTTCTCAATCTCAAGAAGAAAGCGGGCCGCTGGCAGGTGCGTCTCGATATTCTGGGCAAGGATTCATATCGGATCGATTCCGTAGTCACTTTCCCCTATGGCGGAGGACCTCACGTTGTTTTGAAAGGAAACGGCGGGACGGTCGATTTCGGGGCTTCCGACTGGCAGGGAATCGAATCTGTTGACATGGTAACATATTGGTCAACCCATTAA
- a CDS encoding exported hypothetical protein (Evidence 5 : Unknown function), translated as MKYLWLGTAILFLAGLIPVAHADVTIKKTMSFEGMMGMGGNVTEETEYIKANMSCSDKTNKTTGGMMGKKAKESKDVQITRLDKGLIWNLDIAKKTYTEMPLQSIKDMMDQAKDAPDMPENEEPSESDDYEWTTDIKTVEGTKDINGFPCHGIIGTAIGINKRDPSDKMRITYEFWGTDKVPGNQELDDYYKAYAKSLGVDEFQSQQAMDQMTRKYSSQFGGIFTDKMKTAGGFPIKVTMKVEKSGGGDQEGNEAAAKAMAKMSGLFGGKKGAEKSADGMMTMFSTDTEVIGVEAGSIPDSKFEVPADYKKK; from the coding sequence ATGAAATATCTATGGTTGGGCACGGCAATTCTCTTTTTAGCCGGATTGATTCCGGTGGCCCACGCCGATGTCACGATTAAAAAGACCATGTCTTTCGAAGGAATGATGGGGATGGGCGGAAATGTTACCGAGGAAACAGAATATATTAAAGCCAATATGAGTTGTAGCGACAAGACAAATAAAACGACCGGCGGAATGATGGGCAAAAAGGCCAAGGAATCGAAAGATGTCCAGATCACCCGGTTGGATAAGGGACTTATCTGGAACCTTGATATCGCCAAAAAGACCTATACGGAAATGCCTCTTCAATCCATCAAAGACATGATGGATCAGGCCAAGGATGCCCCTGACATGCCGGAAAATGAAGAACCCTCTGAGTCCGACGATTACGAATGGACTACCGATATTAAGACGGTTGAGGGGACCAAAGATATAAATGGATTCCCGTGCCACGGAATTATCGGGACGGCCATTGGAATAAATAAGAGAGATCCCTCTGATAAAATGCGTATCACCTATGAATTCTGGGGGACCGATAAGGTTCCCGGCAACCAGGAATTGGATGATTATTACAAGGCCTATGCCAAATCCCTCGGAGTGGATGAATTCCAGAGCCAGCAGGCGATGGACCAGATGACGCGGAAATATTCCTCACAATTCGGCGGAATATTTACCGACAAAATGAAGACCGCCGGCGGATTTCCCATTAAAGTGACGATGAAGGTCGAAAAATCGGGCGGCGGCGATCAAGAAGGTAACGAAGCTGCCGCCAAAGCGATGGCCAAGATGAGCGGTCTATTCGGCGGAAAAAAGGGAGCGGAAAAGTCGGCTGACGGCATGATGACCATGTTTTCCACCGATACCGAGGTGATCGGTGTCGAGGCCGGCTCCATCCCGGACAGCAAATTCGAGGTTCCCGCCGACTATAAGAAAAAATGA
- a CDS encoding hypothetical protein (Evidence 5 : Unknown function), translating into MTKSINTLAKKNLATTHEKYSEQVKRAKVEILEMEDVLFHLNSAVMLPDKPEGKSSSQGDKDKELDKKQQKLSGLRALAIVFRQYEFDPRKKILIAAHTDTSGEVEPNFVLSDKRGKSVVSLLSGDKETWAKTCAVQHNVEDFQQIMKYFYRKRGWECNPGSIDNKCGDKTKKAAKNFFDAYRTLHDDPKRKAEFSESLPPGLHENTKWPEIAWKAVYDFYMDELCQILQIKRSHLEGMRKDRINARWVDPKRPYVACGESFPLQHPEKSNYRSQKNRRVEFLFFKDKESPEKIDCPAQIKTKHVASECPLWYDQHMTVEYVNPDYLDCAAFHLKFSYYDRIQQDFLQVPEGLHLYAYKVGDAKPLETGHDYSDGIYTIRVLNLKKNDTLYFAFSTIKSSGSPIRQWVYTKDKTATPVLVEKTADEISKLDFTARLNYYDLPPEWQSRNYFTRHDGKEEAGDSFETILKNYKPFGGKATAPDKPLVFSLDDIILVDDQFGQDINNAAGDKPQDLDHTDTKVDLSANSRVAILYLDGQKDYDIDIFKPLTSHPYFSDIKFTKNLITDRINEKGKLRFPLTAIFCSSFYLISDKRTKITPKFKFAQGHILGARAAVLNDAAIHSFSAVSANPNDGTVAADMKDYVQSWCGNYELHYVHKCGVRKSNIDGKEKPLSYLIIYWNGRYAVRSDSTAAELGANWRENHEKFGITNSMTRTNRPYLIEKKDGSADIIIRPYYYYEAKLVTKETAPAAAGGNWAIEGVGGKHKCRVEVSKVAGAWMQPALAKFHFANYQAEAGYYGSDAYVDVDGATYTPLTNHHEMGHATGLFDDYLYNAEIYKIADGSTLHTFFGLPRFSHPFTAPGGPYSLDFLARMYNNRSPRMRDYWHFINWINDESGDATNKKLKKFLDGTVFKLSYKYKKDAADKLLLLDLWDTKYRDTCKPAYETDNFGFTGGGTGKADLLLYRLGGGETANTLDPKQLDDPARVMNPRVVFDGILVVRHKLGIRFANDTHVWNLAALSTWLKQFTQKPLRDLDKFYLECSRDNDFKRIIMLFMPHYQVYNAPVPTPTADWVTAAPADSHFNLIIKANPGKAGPTLTAAGKNLTVDYDIDKTTLVKYLIGKTAAGAIDKNDFPSILTWAKNTLGLTPASGGGWFSMKDLP; encoded by the coding sequence ATGACCAAGTCAATAAATACGCTCGCAAAAAAAAATCTGGCGACCACGCACGAAAAGTACTCCGAGCAGGTGAAACGCGCCAAAGTCGAAATCCTGGAGATGGAAGATGTTCTCTTCCATCTTAACAGCGCCGTTATGCTTCCCGACAAACCGGAAGGAAAAAGCTCTTCACAGGGGGACAAAGACAAGGAACTCGATAAAAAGCAGCAGAAATTGAGCGGCTTGAGGGCCCTGGCGATAGTCTTTCGTCAGTATGAATTTGATCCCCGCAAAAAAATTCTGATCGCCGCCCACACTGATACTTCGGGCGAGGTAGAACCGAATTTTGTTCTTTCCGACAAACGCGGCAAAAGTGTGGTCAGTCTTTTATCGGGCGACAAGGAAACCTGGGCCAAGACCTGCGCCGTTCAACACAATGTCGAAGACTTCCAGCAGATAATGAAATATTTTTATCGCAAACGGGGCTGGGAATGTAATCCGGGGAGTATCGACAATAAATGCGGCGACAAAACCAAAAAAGCGGCCAAAAATTTCTTCGATGCCTATCGGACCCTTCACGATGATCCGAAAAGAAAGGCCGAGTTTTCCGAATCGCTGCCGCCCGGACTGCATGAGAATACCAAATGGCCGGAAATCGCCTGGAAAGCCGTCTATGACTTCTATATGGATGAACTGTGCCAGATATTGCAGATAAAGCGATCTCATCTGGAAGGTATGCGCAAGGACCGGATCAACGCCCGCTGGGTCGATCCCAAACGACCGTATGTGGCCTGCGGCGAGTCGTTCCCGCTTCAGCATCCCGAAAAAAGCAATTATCGTTCTCAAAAGAACCGCCGTGTGGAATTTTTGTTTTTTAAGGACAAAGAAAGTCCCGAGAAGATCGACTGTCCCGCCCAAATAAAGACCAAGCATGTGGCCTCGGAATGCCCCCTTTGGTACGACCAGCATATGACAGTCGAATATGTGAATCCCGATTATCTTGATTGCGCCGCCTTTCATCTGAAATTCAGTTACTATGACCGCATACAGCAGGACTTTCTTCAGGTTCCCGAAGGACTGCACCTGTACGCCTATAAGGTCGGTGACGCCAAACCCCTGGAAACGGGACATGATTACAGCGACGGGATATACACGATCCGGGTCCTCAATCTTAAAAAAAATGACACCCTCTATTTTGCTTTCAGCACCATTAAGTCCAGCGGAAGTCCGATCAGACAATGGGTATATACCAAGGATAAGACGGCCACGCCCGTTCTGGTAGAAAAAACCGCCGATGAAATCTCCAAACTCGACTTCACCGCCCGGTTGAATTATTACGATCTTCCCCCGGAGTGGCAGTCACGCAACTACTTTACTCGTCACGACGGCAAGGAAGAGGCGGGCGACAGTTTTGAAACCATTTTGAAAAATTATAAGCCGTTCGGGGGCAAAGCAACCGCGCCTGATAAGCCGCTGGTTTTTTCGCTCGATGACATTATCCTGGTCGATGATCAATTCGGTCAGGATATAAACAACGCGGCCGGGGATAAACCGCAGGATCTGGATCATACCGATACCAAAGTGGATCTTTCGGCCAATTCACGGGTGGCGATCCTTTACCTTGACGGACAGAAAGATTACGATATTGATATATTTAAACCGCTGACCAGCCATCCCTATTTCAGCGATATCAAATTCACAAAAAACCTGATCACCGACAGGATAAATGAAAAGGGCAAATTACGGTTTCCTCTAACGGCGATTTTTTGCAGTTCGTTTTACTTAATCAGCGACAAACGGACCAAAATTACGCCAAAATTCAAATTCGCTCAGGGGCATATTCTGGGAGCACGGGCGGCGGTTCTGAATGATGCGGCCATTCATTCTTTTTCGGCAGTGAGCGCCAACCCCAACGATGGTACCGTTGCCGCCGATATGAAAGATTATGTCCAGTCTTGGTGCGGCAATTATGAACTGCACTATGTGCATAAGTGCGGGGTGCGCAAAAGCAATATCGACGGCAAGGAAAAACCCCTGTCATATTTGATAATTTATTGGAACGGGCGATACGCGGTCCGCTCCGACAGCACGGCCGCCGAACTGGGGGCCAATTGGCGGGAAAATCATGAGAAGTTCGGAATCACCAATTCCATGACCCGCACCAACCGTCCCTATCTGATCGAGAAAAAGGACGGATCGGCTGATATTATCATCAGACCATATTATTATTATGAGGCAAAACTGGTAACAAAAGAGACGGCACCCGCGGCCGCCGGCGGTAATTGGGCTATCGAGGGAGTCGGCGGCAAACATAAGTGCCGGGTGGAGGTATCCAAAGTCGCCGGGGCCTGGATGCAGCCGGCCCTGGCCAAGTTTCATTTCGCCAATTATCAGGCCGAAGCCGGGTATTATGGATCGGATGCCTATGTCGATGTCGATGGCGCCACTTATACTCCCTTAACCAATCATCATGAAATGGGCCACGCCACCGGCCTGTTTGACGATTATCTCTATAATGCCGAAATTTATAAAATTGCCGACGGCAGTACGCTCCATACCTTTTTCGGATTGCCCCGATTTAGTCACCCCTTTACGGCGCCGGGTGGGCCGTACAGCCTTGATTTTCTCGCCCGCATGTATAACAATAGATCTCCCCGTATGCGCGATTACTGGCATTTTATAAACTGGATTAACGACGAATCGGGCGACGCCACCAATAAGAAATTAAAGAAATTCCTCGACGGGACCGTGTTTAAACTATCATACAAGTATAAAAAGGATGCCGCCGACAAATTGCTTCTGCTCGATCTCTGGGATACTAAATATCGCGACACCTGCAAGCCGGCTTATGAGACCGATAACTTCGGCTTTACCGGGGGCGGAACCGGAAAGGCCGACCTGTTGCTCTATCGGTTGGGTGGGGGAGAGACGGCCAATACGCTTGATCCGAAACAATTGGATGATCCGGCGCGGGTCATGAATCCGCGGGTTGTATTTGACGGCATCCTGGTGGTCCGCCATAAGCTGGGCATCCGATTTGCCAACGATACCCATGTCTGGAATCTGGCGGCCCTGTCAACTTGGCTCAAGCAGTTTACCCAGAAACCGCTTCGCGACCTGGACAAATTTTATCTGGAATGCAGCCGCGACAATGATTTCAAACGAATCATAATGCTGTTTATGCCGCACTATCAGGTCTATAATGCCCCTGTTCCGACACC
- a CDS encoding conserved hypothetical protein (Evidence 4 : Unknown function but conserved in other organisms) — MGKPAARVGDMTTHGGSIVGPGAPTVLIGGMPAALVGDNHVCPMQTPGTPPIPHVGGPIMPPGAPTVLICGKPAACVGDMLVCTGPPDSIAPPGCPTVQIGAGGGGGGGASGGGGGAKAKAAESKVDENHYLDVKFVDKGGKPITGVGYMAKAPDGGVTQGAVTGQVKQSGIQSGNYEITLKAVTKAAWSAKSAAVGDKVKLIAETAGIDAGEKAELQIFIRDTGHADTLLATLQGSVQSDKIEAQWELQLTDEYLKIQQAKDEKGSYSSPTFYYIVKTAGVIGRSSVLEYKDYIELELKDEDGNPVKGAGYKIFLPNGAVKEGTLDSNGYAKVDKIPPGNVKVVYDVRKSTR, encoded by the coding sequence ATGGGTAAACCTGCGGCCCGCGTGGGGGATATGACGACCCACGGCGGATCCATTGTTGGTCCCGGCGCTCCGACCGTACTGATTGGAGGCATGCCGGCGGCTCTGGTCGGAGATAATCACGTCTGCCCCATGCAAACGCCCGGTACTCCGCCAATCCCGCATGTCGGCGGGCCAATCATGCCTCCGGGGGCCCCGACCGTGCTCATTTGCGGCAAACCGGCGGCCTGCGTCGGAGACATGTTAGTATGCACCGGTCCGCCCGATTCTATCGCTCCGCCCGGCTGTCCGACCGTCCAGATCGGTGCCGGGGGAGGTGGTGGGGGCGGAGCCAGCGGCGGCGGGGGAGGAGCCAAAGCCAAAGCCGCCGAATCCAAAGTAGACGAGAATCATTATCTTGATGTCAAGTTTGTCGACAAGGGAGGCAAACCGATTACAGGTGTCGGATATATGGCCAAGGCGCCCGATGGCGGTGTTACGCAGGGGGCGGTCACAGGACAGGTCAAACAAAGCGGAATTCAATCCGGGAATTATGAAATAACTCTCAAAGCCGTGACTAAGGCGGCCTGGTCCGCCAAGTCGGCGGCGGTTGGGGATAAAGTCAAATTGATCGCGGAGACAGCCGGTATCGACGCCGGCGAAAAGGCCGAATTGCAGATTTTCATTCGTGATACCGGTCACGCCGACACTCTCCTGGCCACCCTGCAGGGATCGGTACAAAGCGATAAAATTGAGGCCCAGTGGGAACTGCAGCTGACTGACGAATATCTCAAAATTCAGCAAGCCAAAGACGAAAAAGGAAGTTATTCCTCGCCGACCTTTTACTATATCGTCAAGACCGCCGGAGTTATCGGGCGCTCTTCGGTTCTCGAATATAAAGACTATATCGAACTGGAATTGAAAGACGAAGACGGCAATCCGGTCAAAGGCGCCGGTTACAAGATATTTCTTCCCAACGGGGCGGTTAAAGAAGGAACGCTTGATTCCAACGGCTATGCCAAAGTTGATAAAATCCCCCCGGGAAATGTCAAAGTTGTCTATGATGTGAGAAAAAGCACGCGATGA
- a CDS encoding exported hypothetical protein (Evidence 5 : Unknown function) — MKRRILMMLLTAAAVLIFGSSGVLAQAPNTFAYQGRLTSSSGTPITSATSVVFSIYAAASGGSALWTETISITPDAQGIFTKELGLSTPIPVSIFNGSKRYLGIKAGTDAEMTPRQVLTSGPYSISNANVPGIAQAKSAGSAVTVANSGITNITSRQITTPGPGYVVAYGYGYASIGSSSGTTMGNVIVGVDTLSTSYGPDYAVFGTGSMTVSANLYWWGNIANTRVFYFNSAVTKTFYMNAGRGYADGIAYIYLPKIQLVFYPTSYGSVTATVSAEESSQFNNATNISIGDDNSGVLQTIEGAKNVDLRELELRAAAAQAEAEKAQRDLDEARARQSNGE; from the coding sequence ATGAAAAGAAGAATATTGATGATGCTTTTAACCGCGGCCGCAGTCTTAATTTTCGGATCCTCCGGGGTACTGGCGCAGGCGCCAAATACTTTTGCCTATCAGGGAAGATTGACCAGCAGCTCCGGCACGCCGATTACATCCGCCACAAGTGTAGTCTTCTCCATATATGCCGCCGCTTCGGGCGGTTCGGCTTTGTGGACGGAGACAATTTCAATCACTCCCGACGCTCAGGGAATATTTACAAAGGAATTGGGTCTGAGCACGCCCATTCCGGTCAGTATCTTCAATGGTTCCAAAAGATATCTTGGTATAAAAGCAGGCACGGATGCGGAGATGACACCACGTCAAGTCCTTACATCGGGTCCCTATTCCATAAGTAATGCAAATGTGCCGGGAATTGCCCAAGCCAAGTCGGCGGGTTCCGCTGTAACCGTGGCCAATAGCGGCATTACTAATATTACCAGCCGACAAATAACTACGCCCGGACCAGGATATGTAGTCGCTTACGGTTATGGATATGCCTCAATTGGTTCTTCGAGCGGTACCACAATGGGCAATGTTATTGTAGGGGTTGATACATTATCCACTTCGTATGGGCCGGATTATGCGGTATTTGGGACAGGAAGCATGACAGTTTCTGCCAATTTATATTGGTGGGGAAATATTGCAAATACGCGAGTGTTTTATTTCAATAGTGCAGTTACGAAGACATTCTATATGAATGCTGGACGTGGCTATGCTGATGGAATAGCATATATTTATCTGCCAAAAATTCAGCTGGTATTCTATCCGACTTCCTACGGCAGTGTTACTGCGACCGTATCCGCGGAAGAGTCTTCTCAATTTAATAATGCTACGAATATTTCCATTGGGGACGATAATTCTGGGGTACTGCAGACTATCGAAGGCGCAAAAAATGTCGACCTACGGGAACTGGAACTCAGGGCCGCCGCGGCCCAGGCCGAGGCCGAGAAGGCCCAAAGGGATTTGGACGAAGCCCGGGCCAGACAATCAAACGGAGAATAG